A stretch of DNA from Syntrophobacterales bacterium:
TCGTCTATCTCCAGGGGTTTGGCCAAGCCAATGGCGAACTCTGCCGTCTGGCGGGCGCGGCGCAGGGGACTGGTTAAAAAAAAGACGTCCCTGAAGGCGGGTAGCAAAGCGGCGAGGGCCTCCGCCTGTTTTTGCCCCTTTGCGGACAGATCCGCATCCGTTTTCCCGATATACCGCCCCTTGTAGCGGGTTTCGGATTCGCCATGGCGAATCATCAGCAACCGTTCAGACATAAATTCCCCGAACTCTGTTTTATCTGAAATGCATCTTCCCATTCTTTTTTAGAATAGTGGCACCAGGCGGCCTTTGTCCCCGGTTACAGCGGCGGGACCGCGATGGATTTGCACCATCTTCCCAATTTCCCGGCAGAGACGGGAGGGTCAATAGTACGGCCGGTTTTTGCTGTCAAGGGAAATATGGCAGCTAATCCGCAATGGGTGTTGAAATATTGGCAAGGCTGGATTATAGAGGAAAGACAATTCCGGAGTGGTCTGATCTGAATGAACGGTTTTAGGCAAAGTGTGGCAAAAGGAGTGAGATGCGTATATTTGTGGATGCGGATGCCTTCCCGAACGTAATTCAGGATGTGCTGATCAGGGCTTCAGCGCGCCTGAACGTGCCATTGTGCTTTGTCGCCAATAAGCCCCTGCGGGGTGGCAGGGGTGCAAGGATCACCTTCATCCAGGTTGCCGCCGGTGCTGATGTCGCCGATGACCATATTGTCGGGCTTGCGCAAGCGGGCGACCTCGTGATTACAGCCGATATCCCGCTTGCCGATCGGGTGATTGCCAAAGGGGC
This window harbors:
- a CDS encoding YaiI/YqxD family protein, giving the protein MRIFVDADAFPNVIQDVLIRASARLNVPLCFVANKPLRGGRGARITFIQVAAGADVADDHIVGLAQAGDLVITADIPLADRVIAKGAFALDPRGKLYTQDNVKDSLAMRDLCKELRDLGMIGGGPATFGKLERQAFANQLDRLLTKQLKAELHVHDVEKAGL